In Phragmites australis chromosome 24, lpPhrAust1.1, whole genome shotgun sequence, the following are encoded in one genomic region:
- the LOC133907494 gene encoding protein RGF1 INDUCIBLE TRANSCRIPTION FACTOR 1-like, producing MAIDHDSPFKELRLKNRRIMGGSGPEPEESASAAHGEQWPRWLHPLLSARFFAQCKTHVDSHRSGECNKFCLDCSAATPGAGALCSLCLAHGHRDHHTIQIRRSSYHDVIRVSDIQRFMDIAGVQTYVINGARVVFLNERPQQQKPGCGSKAASANLCEVCARSLLDNFRFCSLGCKVVGCSPDAAKARNWLLRAAASSDGSTSSSSSLRNAGKKQSFTPPTPPTLPAKRRKGIPHRAPFGSLIVEY from the exons ATGGCCATCGACCACGACTCCCCTTTCAAGGAGCTCCGCCTCAAGAACCGCAGGATCATG GGAGGCAGCGGCCCTGAGCCGGAGGAGTCCGCCTCGGCGGCGCACGGCGAGCAGTGGCCGCGCTGGCTGCACCCGCTGCTGTCCGCGCGCTTCTTCGCGCAATGCAAGACGCACGTCGACTCGCACCGCAGCGGCGAGTGCAACAAGTTCTGTCTCGACTGCAGCGCCGCCACCCCGGGTGCCGGCGCGCTCTGCTCCCTGTGCCTCGCGCACGGCCACCGCGACCATCACACCATCCAGATCCGTCGCTCCTCCTACCACGACGTCATCCGGGTGTCGGACATCCAGCGCTTCATGGACATCGCCGGCGTGCAGACGTACGTCATCAACGGCGCGCGCGTCGTCTTCCTCAACGAGCGGCCCCAGCAGCAGAAGCCCGGCTGCGGCAGCAAGGCCGCCTCCGCCAACCTCTGCGAGGTCTGCGCCCGCAGCCTCCTCGACAACTTCCGCTTCTGCTCCCTCGGATGCAAGGTCGTCGGCTGCTCCCCCGACGCCGCCAAGGCCAGGAACTGGCTCCTCcgggccgccgcctcctccgacggctccacctcctcctcctcctccctgcgcAATGCCGGCAAGAAGCAAAGCTTCACGCCGCCCACGCCGCCGACCCTGCCGGCGAAGCGGCGCAAGGGCATCCCACACCGCGCGCCATTCGGCAGCCTCATCGTCGAGTACTAG